The following coding sequences lie in one Oncorhynchus kisutch isolate 150728-3 linkage group LG17, Okis_V2, whole genome shotgun sequence genomic window:
- the LOC109907269 gene encoding collagen alpha-2(VIII) chain translates to MTMLLAPVCVLLLLGGRVLGGGYPPMPQMKYMQPMMKGPVGPPFREGKGQYLDMPPMMDVKGEPGPQGKPGPRGPSGPSGLPGKPGLGKPGFNGQPGPQGPPGFPGIGKPGLPGLPGKGGIKGMPGNNGEVGLRGEPGPRGLPGQPGLPGPAGLSLNGKPGLPGGRGQPGSRGEPGQKGGPGNPGERGINGENGNGKPGIPGPRGPIGLRGLPGPAGNPGVGKPGLNGLLGPSGPKGDQGLPGGIGEPGEAGNPGLQGQPGPIGLGKPGNDGLPGGQGPLGPKGELGLRGSPGFPGTPGYGKPGLSGLKGDTGLSGGPGVPGDKGEHGIEGQPGDMGPDGHPGPPGLQGPMGLPGKHGMPGLKGELGPQGRPGLPGFRGDQGPGGLSGKPGIPGDKGPPGPNGAIGKPGPKGEAGHIGLPGNPGLLGNPGPKGEFGFVGSPGPRGQSGIPGLQGPSGPMGPQGIPGLKGESGLPGLPGLGMLGEKGVPGPQGPQGKPGNSGLNGNPGPPGPPGPPGPAGNGQTIVAGPTDSELGGGEVPNGRNPKPQFGRAELSASLAPAFTAILTTPFPPSGMPIKFDRTLYNGQNAYNPATGIFTSPMSGVYYFAYHMHVKGLNLWVALYKNNVPATYTYDEYKKGYMDQASGSAVLELKENDQVWMQMPSDQANGLYSTEYIHSSFSGFLLCPT, encoded by the coding sequence ACATGCCACCCATGATGGACGTAAAGGGCGAGCCAGGGCCACAAGGCAAACCTGGACCCAGAGGCCCATCTGGTCCATCAGGACTTCCGGGAAAACCAGGACTGGGAAAACCAGGTTTCAATGGCCAGCCTGGCCCTCAAGGGCCTCCAGGCTTTCCCGGCATTGGGAAGCCCGGACTTCCAGGTCTCCCAGGAAAGGGGGGCATAAAGGGGATGCCGGGGAATAATGGTGAGGTTGGGCTCAGGGGTGAACCAGGTCCCAGAGGACTTCCAGGTCAACCAGGTCTCCCCGGGCCAGCTGGCCTGTCTCTGAATGGCAAACCGGGGCTTCCCGGCGGCAGGGGCCAACCTGGGTCTCGTGGAGAACCAGGACAGAAAGGTGGACCTGGAAATCCCGGGGAGCGTGGAATCAATGGGGAGAATGGCAATGGGAAGCCAGGGATACCAGGACCCAGGGGCCCCATCGGGCTTAGGGGCCTACCAGGGCCAGCTGGTAACCCGGGTGTGGGCAAACCAGGACTGAACGGGCTTCTTGGTCCATCTGGGCCTAAAGGGGATCAGGGGCTCCCAGGAGGAATAGGAGAGCCAGGTGAGGCCGGCAATCCAGGGCTGCAAGGCCAGCCAGGACCCATTGGATTGGGCAAGCCTGGTAATGATGGATTGCCTGGAGGACAAGGTCCACTTGGGCCTAAAGGTGAGCTAGGTCTGAGGGGTTCTCCAGGGTTTCCTGGAACTCCTGGCTATGGCAAGCCTGGTCTTTCTGGGCTGAAAGGAGACACAGGCCTTTCCGGGGGACCAGGGGTACCTGGGGATAAGGGTGAGCATGGGATTGAAGGGCAGCCAGGAGACATGGGTCCAGATGGACACCCAGGACCACCAGGATTACAGGGCCCCATGGGGCTCCCAGGAAAACACGGCATGCCCGGCCTGAAGGGAGAGTTGGGTCCCCAGGGTCGTCCAGGTCTGCCAGGGTTCAGAGGGGATCAGGGTCCCGGTGGTCTGTCTGGAAAACCTGGCATTCCTGGAGACAAAGGCCCGCCGGGTCCTAATGGGGCTATTGGAAAACCAGGGCCCAAAGGTGAGGCAGGGCATATAGGACTGCCAGGAAACCCAGGTCTTTTAGGCAATCCTGGACCAAAAGGGGAGTTTGGGTTTGTTGGGTCTCCAGGACCAAGAGGCCAGTCTGGTATCCCTGGTCTTCAGGGGCCTTCAGGGCCAATGGGGCCACAGGGTATCCCAGGTCTGAAGGGCGAATCTGGGCTGCCTGGTCTTCCAGGGCTGGGCATGCTTGGAGAAAAGGGAGTTCCTGGTCCTCAAGGTCCCCAAGGAAAACCAGGCAACTCTGGGCTTAACGGCAACCCAGGCCCACCTGGGCCACCCGGGCCCCCTGGCCCTGCAGGAAATGGCCAAACCATCGTGGCTGGGCCAACGGATTCAGAGTTGGGCGGAGGCGAGGTACCAAACGGGAGGAACCCAAAACCACAGTTTGGCCGTGCAGAGCTCTCTGCCTCCCTGGCACCAGCATTTACTGCCATCCTCACCacacccttccctccctccgggATGCCCATCAAGTTCGACAGGACCCTTTACAACGGGCAGAATGCCTACAACCCTGCCACCGGTATCTTCACCAGCCCCATGTCTGGCGTCTACTACTTTGCCTACCACATGCACGTAAAGGGACTCAATCTGTGGGTGGCGCTGTACAAAAACAATGTTCCCGCCACATACACCTACGACGAGTACAAGAAGGGCTACATGGACCAGGCGTCTGGTAGCGCCGTCCTTGAGCTGAAGGAGAACGACCAGGTGTGGATGCAGATGCCCTCGGACCAGGCTAACGGGCTCTACTCCACCGAATACATCCACTCGTCCTTCTCAGGGTTCCTGCTCTGTCCCACATAA